The Fibrobacter sp. genome has a window encoding:
- a CDS encoding response regulator, with product MTHTIMCIDDEQMVLDSIKCSIKNEPYQILTSTNGEDALSKLEQNHISVIITDMCMPKMDGFEFLTRAQKVCPDAVYMVLSAHSDIDKIMKAVNENHVWRYITKPWHKEELVLAIKNAVEIYEHRKERKEFISQLEEKNLQLSRMNNKLEDCVRERTKQLQQKNRILQMLIEDADITEILKVVCTAISEQFSLSPVFIHVPFLNRMISDKSVEPSEKLLPFLKEYEGQKTEIVNNSGICIPLVKNNLVLGTILIENGRKIKELKLSDEQRGFISVATFCLMQAWNLLKVDEMMNELNNDMKM from the coding sequence ATGACACATACAATAATGTGTATTGATGATGAACAGATGGTACTGGATTCAATAAAGTGCTCAATCAAAAATGAGCCATATCAAATTTTAACTTCAACCAATGGTGAGGATGCGCTTTCAAAGCTTGAGCAGAACCATATTTCTGTTATAATAACCGATATGTGCATGCCGAAAATGGATGGCTTCGAGTTTTTAACAAGAGCACAAAAGGTATGCCCTGATGCAGTGTATATGGTATTATCTGCTCATTCAGATATTGACAAAATCATGAAAGCAGTCAATGAAAACCATGTCTGGAGATATATTACCAAGCCGTGGCACAAGGAAGAACTGGTATTGGCAATAAAGAATGCTGTTGAAATTTATGAGCATAGAAAAGAGAGGAAAGAGTTTATATCACAATTAGAGGAAAAGAATCTTCAACTCAGCAGAATGAACAACAAGCTTGAAGATTGTGTAAGGGAGAGGACAAAACAACTGCAGCAGAAAAACAGGATTCTGCAGATGCTTATTGAGGATGCTGATATCACAGAAATCCTGAAGGTTGTTTGTACTGCGATTTCTGAACAATTTTCATTATCTCCTGTTTTTATTCATGTCCCGTTTCTCAACAGGATGATTTCGGATAAATCTGTAGAGCCTTCAGAAAAGCTTCTGCCTTTCCTTAAAGAATATGAAGGACAAAAAACTGAAATCGTTAATAATTCGGGTATCTGTATTCCACTGGTGAAAAACAATCTTGTTCTTGGAACAATTCTCATTGAAAATGGCCGGAAAATAAAAGAATTGAAGCTGTCTGATGAGCAGAGGGGTTTTATATCGGTTGCGACATTCTGCCTGATGCAGGCATGGAATCTTCTCAAAGTAGATGAAATGATGAATGAATTGAATAATGATATGAAAATGTAA